The DNA segment CACGTCAATCGCCTCGCCCCAGGTCGCGCCATTCGGGCTGATTGTGAGCGGGTCGCCCGCCAGCCCCATCTGTCGCCAGATGTGGCGGGCGCTTTCCGGCATCGCCGGCGCAACCAGCAGCACCAGGTGACGCAAGCCTTCGTACGCCGTCGCCAGCACCGCTTCCAACTTGCCGCGCGACGCAGGGTCTTTGGCGAGCTTCCACGGTTCGTTTTCGGTGATGAACTTGTCAACGCGCGCGATGCCCGCCCACGCCGCTTCAAGGCCGCGCGAGAAGCTCAATGATTGAAACTCTGCATCGAATCGCACCTTCGCTTCATTGATGCGCTCGCGCACGTCCGCCGCAAATTCGTCATCTGGTGATGGACGCGGCGGCGTGCCGGCGAAATAGTTGCGCACCATCGTCAGCGTGCGGCTCGCCAGATTGCCCAGCCCGTCGGCCAGGTCAGAGTTCACGCGGTCGGTGATCGCTTCGTAACTGATATAGCCGTCCTGCCCGAACGACACTTCGCGCAGGATGAAGTAGCGCACCATGTCCGCGGTGTAGAAACGCAGCAGCTCGTCCGGGCGCAGGACGTTGCCGAGCGTCTTTGACATCTTTTTGCCGCCCGACAGCAACATGCCGTGCGCATAAACGGTGCGCGGCACTTCGATGCCGGCGGCCATCAGAAACGACGGCCAGTAGACGGCGTGAAAGCGCAGAATGTCTTTGCCGACCAGATGCAGCGCCGGCCAGTAGCGCTCGAAGCCATCGTAGGTGTCGTTGCCCCATCCGAGCGCCGTGATGTAATTCGACAGCGCGTCGAGCCACACATAAATCGTGTGCTTCGGGTCGCCCGGCACAGGGATGCCCCACTTCACCGACACGCGGCTGACCGACAAATCTTTCAGGCCGCCGGCGACAAACGAGCGCACTTCGTTGCGCCGCGCTTCGGGCTGCACGAACTCGGGCCGCGATTCGTAGAGGTCGAGCAAGGGCTGTTGAAATTCAGAGAGCTTGAAGAAGTAGCTCTCTTCCGAGACGCGATCCAGCGGGCGCTCGTGCACCGGACAGATGGGATTCTCGGCATCTCCCTCCACTTCTTTGAACTCGTTGCAGTTGCCGCAGAACCAGCCGTCGTAAAATCCTTTGTAGATGTAGCCACGATCACTAAGAATCTGAAA comes from the Blastocatellia bacterium genome and includes:
- the metG gene encoding methionine--tRNA ligase — encoded protein: MKKTFYVTTPIYYTNARPHIGHAYTTLVADTLTRFHRQRGVDAFMLTGTDEHGINIERAAEAGGVPIKAYVDHIFEEFQAAFAPLGVSYDRWIRTTDPAHEAAVQKLFQILSDRGYIYKGFYDGWFCGNCNEFKEVEGDAENPICPVHERPLDRVSEESYFFKLSEFQQPLLDLYESRPEFVQPEARRNEVRSFVAGGLKDLSVSRVSVKWGIPVPGDPKHTIYVWLDALSNYITALGWGNDTYDGFERYWPALHLVGKDILRFHAVYWPSFLMAAGIEVPRTVYAHGMLLSGGKKMSKTLGNVLRPDELLRFYTADMVRYFILREVSFGQDGYISYEAITDRVNSDLADGLGNLASRTLTMVRNYFAGTPPRPSPDDEFAADVRERINEAKVRFDAEFQSLSFSRGLEAAWAGIARVDKFITENEPWKLAKDPASRGKLEAVLATAYEGLRHLVLLVAPAMPESARHIWRQMGLAGDPLTISPNGATWGEAIDVAKIEQISPAFPKLNKEKIMAEIEQQDDAAQTATQPADTTTQAAAPTAPATGPTATAPSEAAPQGATQAAAPPTNVISIDDFIKVELRAATVLEAERVPKADKLLRLVIDIGEEKPRQILAGIAEHYAPEEVVGRKIIVVANLAPRKLRGLESNGMLLAASAGEAGKPVLATFGEDVPNGTRLK